One part of the Bacillus sp. FJAT-27916 genome encodes these proteins:
- a CDS encoding gamma carbonic anhydrase family protein: MIVPYGKKEAVIHESVFIAPGAYIIGNVSIGEQSSVWFNAVMRGDEGPIVVGKRTSIQDNTTLHLYEGQPLNIGDEVTVGHNAILHGCTIGNRSIIGMGSTILDGAEIGEECIIGANTLISPGKKIPPRSLVVGSPGKVVRELNEKDLQLIQLSIDTYVQKGKEFKEILSHQ; the protein is encoded by the coding sequence ATGATAGTACCTTATGGCAAAAAAGAAGCGGTCATTCATGAGTCTGTTTTCATTGCACCAGGCGCATACATTATTGGAAACGTGTCAATCGGAGAGCAATCATCTGTCTGGTTCAATGCAGTCATGCGCGGGGACGAAGGTCCAATCGTGGTTGGAAAGCGGACAAGCATTCAAGATAATACGACCTTGCATTTATATGAGGGCCAGCCTTTAAATATTGGAGATGAAGTGACTGTCGGCCATAATGCAATCTTGCATGGCTGCACAATTGGCAATCGTTCCATCATTGGAATGGGATCAACGATATTGGACGGGGCAGAGATTGGGGAAGAATGCATCATCGGCGCCAATACATTAATCTCACCAGGGAAGAAAATTCCGCCGCGCTCACTAGTTGTCGGTTCACCAGGTAAAGTTGTGAGGGAGCTGAATGAGAAGGATCTCCAGCTTATTCAACTTTCCATTGACACCTATGTTCAGAAAGGAAAGGAATTCAAGGAGATTCTCAGTCATCAATAA
- a CDS encoding NAD(P)H-dependent flavin oxidoreductase translates to MKTIGELLHIPYPIIQGGMGNISNPILTAAISEAGGLGTIGVGTRTPEEIDQMILEVKERTNKPFALNIPITVTNYAKEMVELAIAHHVPIVTLSAGNPGKLIPILHKEGITVIVVVASVKHARKAEEAGADLLVAEGFEAAGINSSLELTTFTLIPQIVNAVQIPVIAAGGIGDGRGMAAAITLGASGIQMGTRFIATKEAPMHEAYKQKLLDAADTDTLIFGRTVGRVRRILHTPYADKLMQTEQQGLTLEEYAKLTDEDKHVLAAMEGNLEEGFLNSGQVAGLITTIPSVEELLKSMMEEAALQLQKGTNLLKEHSSLS, encoded by the coding sequence TTGAAAACAATTGGTGAATTATTACATATTCCTTATCCGATTATCCAAGGAGGCATGGGAAACATCAGCAACCCCATCCTCACCGCTGCTATTTCAGAAGCCGGGGGGCTTGGCACAATAGGTGTCGGCACCCGTACCCCAGAAGAGATTGACCAAATGATTCTGGAAGTAAAGGAGCGGACAAACAAACCTTTTGCCCTCAACATCCCGATTACTGTGACAAACTACGCAAAAGAAATGGTTGAACTCGCCATTGCTCATCATGTTCCAATCGTTACCCTTTCTGCCGGAAACCCCGGTAAACTAATTCCGATTCTCCATAAGGAGGGGATCACGGTTATCGTTGTCGTCGCCTCAGTGAAGCATGCCCGAAAGGCAGAGGAAGCTGGTGCTGACTTGCTCGTGGCAGAAGGCTTTGAAGCAGCTGGCATTAATTCAAGCCTTGAACTCACGACCTTCACCTTGATACCTCAAATCGTGAACGCTGTCCAAATACCAGTCATAGCAGCCGGCGGCATTGGTGACGGCCGCGGAATGGCCGCAGCCATTACCCTTGGGGCAAGCGGAATTCAAATGGGTACTCGGTTTATTGCCACTAAAGAAGCTCCCATGCATGAAGCGTATAAGCAAAAGCTGCTGGATGCCGCGGATACAGATACGTTGATCTTCGGACGAACAGTCGGCAGAGTCAGACGAATCCTTCATACCCCTTATGCAGATAAACTCATGCAAACCGAGCAGCAAGGCTTGACACTGGAAGAATACGCCAAACTGACAGATGAGGACAAGCATGTCCTTGCCGCCATGGAAGGTAATCTAGAAGAAGGCTTCCTCAACAGCGGACAGGTTGCTGGTCTGATTACGACGATTCCTTCTGTCGAGGAGCTGCTCAAAAGCATGATGGAAGAAGCTGCCCTGCAGCTGCAAAAAGGAACCAATCTGCTTAAAGAACACAGCTCCTTATCCTAA
- a CDS encoding amino acid permease: protein MMAMGGAIGTGIFKGSAETVTFAGPGVILTYVFAGLLLLVVMGAIAEMALVYPNTNMKGFIHKAFGKRVSFVVGWMYCIMWLAVCVIEVVVAGSFLQYWFPSIPLWVLSLACTAFVIGINMMNVKNYGEFEFWFAGIKITMIMVFIVLGASILFGIIPSNESNYLQNFTGHGGFFPNGWTSIFAALLIVMYSYGGSELIGVTVNEAKDAERVLPKVIKSFIWRIILFYTLPILVICGLIPWNQISDTSSPFVQVLSMAGLQGAAHIMNFILITAVLSAANSGLYGCTRMLHSLATGGEAPKSFGHVTSKGVPFYSLMFSAAVLVGGSMIAFFAQDRVFTLLMAFPGFVVSLVWISVTLAQLKLRKSYPKQPSFRIWGYPYISGFTALTLSVITVIFMFNDSHRPSVITCLLTIGTLIVISIVKFRDKEPAVTEEKAIL from the coding sequence ATGATGGCGATGGGCGGAGCGATTGGCACAGGTATCTTTAAGGGCAGTGCCGAGACCGTCACATTCGCAGGGCCGGGGGTTATATTAACCTATGTATTTGCCGGCCTGCTCCTGCTAGTTGTGATGGGAGCCATTGCAGAGATGGCTCTTGTTTATCCGAACACAAATATGAAAGGATTCATACATAAGGCGTTTGGGAAGCGGGTTTCCTTTGTCGTCGGGTGGATGTACTGTATCATGTGGCTTGCCGTCTGTGTCATCGAGGTGGTTGTGGCAGGGAGCTTCCTGCAGTATTGGTTCCCATCGATCCCGTTATGGGTTTTAAGCCTTGCTTGTACAGCCTTCGTAATCGGCATCAATATGATGAATGTCAAGAATTATGGAGAGTTCGAATTCTGGTTTGCCGGGATTAAAATCACGATGATCATGGTCTTTATCGTCCTTGGGGCTAGTATTTTATTTGGAATCATTCCGAGCAATGAATCGAATTATCTGCAGAATTTCACCGGACATGGCGGCTTTTTCCCGAATGGGTGGACATCCATCTTTGCGGCCCTTCTCATTGTTATGTATTCTTACGGGGGTTCTGAATTAATCGGGGTTACCGTAAATGAAGCGAAGGATGCGGAGCGGGTTCTTCCGAAGGTAATCAAGAGCTTCATCTGGCGAATTATCTTATTCTATACGCTCCCTATTTTAGTCATTTGCGGACTCATACCTTGGAATCAAATCAGCGATACATCGAGTCCATTTGTACAAGTATTATCGATGGCCGGACTTCAAGGGGCGGCCCATATTATGAACTTCATCTTAATTACGGCCGTTCTCTCGGCTGCTAACTCTGGTTTATACGGCTGTACGCGGATGCTGCATTCCCTCGCAACCGGGGGAGAGGCTCCTAAGTCCTTTGGACATGTCACCTCTAAAGGAGTTCCATTCTACAGCCTAATGTTCAGTGCAGCTGTTCTTGTTGGCGGTTCGATGATTGCTTTCTTTGCGCAGGACCGGGTATTTACCTTATTGATGGCTTTTCCTGGCTTTGTTGTCTCACTCGTGTGGATTAGTGTTACTCTTGCACAGCTTAAGCTCCGCAAATCCTATCCAAAGCAGCCAAGCTTTCGAATCTGGGGTTATCCGTATATTTCCGGCTTTACGGCATTGACCTTAAGTGTCATTACGGTGATCTTTATGTTCAACGATAGTCATCGCCCAAGCGTCATTACCTGTCTGTTAACGATTGGCACGCTGATTGTCATCTCCATCGTGAAGTTTCGTGATAAGGAACCAGCCGTTACGGAGGAGAAGGCGATTCTATAA
- a CDS encoding dihydrolipoamide acetyltransferase family protein, with protein sequence MVEVKLHDIGEGMTEGEIIHYFVKVGDAVRADQPLVEVQTDKMVAELPSPAAGVVKDIVIDKGHTVAVGTTLLVLEEEGKKEAPIPAEGKMEYLAQPKAQPKAKQERVFIKAAPYTRKIAREFGVDIQAVKGTGTNGRITVEDVYNFVKQNDRKEPVKTPNEEVSIPVSTEEKATAEEQQSSRANAETIPFRGRRKQIAKNMVKSLYTIPHVTHFEEVDMTELLAYRSKVKEMGRSISVTAFLIKAITQALKQYPVFNARLDEENEVILLEKEYHIGMAADTEDGLVVPVIHHADRLSIQEIHTKQKELTKKAVDNQLTGADMRGGTFTISNVGPLGSMGATPIINYPQTGLIAFHKTKKMPVVMEDDEIAIRSIMNISMSFDHRVADGATAVAFTNAFKQYIENPALWLIDMN encoded by the coding sequence TTGGTTGAAGTGAAGCTGCATGATATAGGAGAAGGAATGACTGAAGGGGAGATTATCCATTATTTCGTAAAGGTGGGGGATGCCGTTCGGGCTGACCAGCCATTGGTGGAGGTCCAAACCGATAAAATGGTGGCGGAGCTTCCTTCTCCAGCTGCCGGTGTCGTAAAAGATATTGTCATTGATAAAGGACATACAGTGGCAGTCGGGACGACTCTGCTTGTTCTTGAAGAGGAAGGGAAAAAAGAAGCACCCATCCCTGCAGAGGGAAAAATGGAGTATTTAGCACAGCCAAAAGCACAGCCAAAAGCGAAGCAGGAGCGTGTCTTCATTAAGGCGGCTCCCTATACAAGAAAGATTGCACGAGAATTCGGCGTAGATATTCAAGCGGTTAAAGGAACGGGCACGAATGGCCGGATTACAGTAGAGGACGTTTATAATTTCGTGAAACAAAATGACAGAAAAGAGCCGGTGAAAACGCCAAACGAAGAAGTTAGCATACCAGTAAGCACAGAAGAAAAGGCTACGGCCGAGGAGCAACAAAGCAGCCGGGCGAATGCGGAGACGATTCCATTCAGGGGGCGCCGCAAGCAAATTGCAAAGAATATGGTGAAATCCCTCTATACCATTCCGCATGTGACTCATTTTGAAGAGGTGGATATGACTGAGCTGCTGGCCTATCGCAGCAAGGTGAAAGAAATGGGCAGGTCTATTTCCGTGACAGCCTTTTTGATCAAAGCAATCACGCAAGCCTTGAAGCAATATCCGGTCTTTAATGCTCGATTAGATGAAGAGAATGAAGTCATCCTTCTTGAGAAGGAGTACCATATCGGAATGGCGGCAGATACCGAGGATGGTCTCGTTGTTCCCGTCATTCATCACGCTGACCGCCTGTCTATCCAGGAGATTCATACGAAACAAAAGGAGCTGACGAAAAAGGCTGTAGACAACCAGCTGACAGGTGCGGATATGAGAGGCGGCACATTCACGATCAGTAATGTCGGTCCGCTTGGAAGCATGGGGGCGACACCGATTATTAATTATCCACAGACAGGGCTGATTGCTTTTCATAAAACGAAGAAAATGCCGGTCGTGATGGAAGATGATGAGATTGCCATCCGTTCCATCATGAATATTTCCATGTCCTTTGATCATCGTGTCGCAGATGGCGCGACAGCAGTGGCGTTTACGAATGCCTTTAAACAATATATTGAAAATCCAGCCTTATGGCTGATTGATATGAACTAA